In the genome of Mytilus edulis chromosome 3, xbMytEdul2.2, whole genome shotgun sequence, one region contains:
- the LOC139517723 gene encoding protein toll-like, whose amino-acid sequence MNYIIHCMLLMTIVTTGFACQKPKCFIRKKQLPPMNILNRKGKSLSTTAILYHIKVPHNLIEGCYVNTTEYFKEFNLSEDTENIVVFIFRCGQVHPIFLTEYEGKKYSNILTYIQVTRCTIGQYDIQQFTSATTLLVITMHENKYDPRKDPCLSYSRNMSSCAGLERVKAIALTTPPNTTTSNMIEIFNCTNVFPRIAELSLSSQGLTVFPNEFKRKFPNIQKLELEKNKLSIPPEFPWNDEPEIIGYNLSRSVYQDNHYTVPYHLKVPSNVFRRYLNLNFNEIIDLRTFEFSGRLDMISIKHNNLRYINEFTFTKLIGLQSLDLSENLLEEIPSSSFYGLNGLRNLNLRNCSLSNLDKDTFRDQRNLINLDLSSNALTSLPHDIFSRLEKLKSLHLEFNKLTSVPSESFPILSLHLEEIGLQYNPISEFPIVVFYLRQLKRVNLGYTYINFNNVRALLENVDYTFLLESTVESTATNNVDINHRLTKTRKRMIDLTGSNVTGIGYDTPDEKDMDSNITRTGYDRKDKDTYFRVILQNFNIILDKNDILCDCRIIPFSKWIKSQVEMGAFSGDEYFFSDWKCKRPIGLKERPLLSVTEEETYCEVDVEFCPSECKCFRWSVSDIIIVDCRNKSLTVFPEKLPAGTLDLWFQNNNITHIKTMNYFARTRDVILSHNSLSDVSDDIINNFGDAVRKLYLDSNYLIHLPKLIQRLSGVQFHIKDNPFVCDCNTLWMKSWILKHHHMVSDWMDVACAYGNEGGHQLISVEDDKFICLEAFDTIKHVIAPSVSSSVCVLLFIVMLACGFVFRLELKVLIFIYFGLHPFDKDEKDEDEDIDCIIIHSKPLTEWVMEHVVAPLESEDKAYIVCEMSRDFVVGFSYQENICSIVRRSKRMILVLSEDFLVDSDIVKIAWNEAQDKIKDMRTNYAIIVCHEISMKSIDNKDLKRYIKRGRYINTSDKLFFEKILYLMPQYTNIIQRRFPNLRKIVLETYENEDGLDTEEVHAFLSYSDRDINIALKTLTPILQEQRYILHIPDRDFIPGASKEENILNAIDICRHTIFLLSGPYLEDEWSLFTFRTASEKSIRQKCNHMIVIVIDVQEDVYMDEEVKYYIKTHVTLHVTDPWFWEKLAKALPSNQDNKVQLENLNNRINDQIYRQNSVDDRQLEENGRNIYRQNSLDVRPLEENGRNIYQQNSLDDRPLEENGRNIYRQNSLDGRNIFRQNSVNDRPLEENGRRINRQNSLDDRPLDENGRNIYRQNSLHDRPLEENGRNIIMNCLPFQNINEIQENNNENKQEDGALETRC is encoded by the coding sequence atGAACTATATCATCCATTGCATGCTGTTAATGACAATTGTAACAACAGGATTTGCTTGTCAGAAACCAAAATGCTTCATTCGAAAAAAGCAACTTCCTCCAATGAATATATTAAATAGAAAAGGTAAAAGTTTATCTACGACAGCAATACTGTATCATATAAAAGTTCCACACAATCTTATTGAAGGTTGTTATGTTAACACAACAGAATACTTCAAAGAGTTCAACTTAAGCGAAGACACGGAAAATATAGTCGTTTTCATCTTTCGATGTGGTCAAGTTCACCCGATATTTCTGACAGAATATGAGggcaaaaaatattcaaatattcttACTTATATACAGGTTACAAGGTGTACAATAGGGCAATATGACATTCAACAATTTACCAGTGCTACGACTTTGTTGGTCATTACCATGCATGAAAATAAGTATGATCCTAGAAAGGATCCATGTTTATCTTATTCTAGAAATATGTCAAGCTGTGCGGGTCTGGAACGTGTAAAAGCTATAGCGTTAACTACCCCACCTAATACCACAACATCCAATATGATTGAAATATTTAACTGCACTAATGTTTTTCCAAGAATTGCAGAATTATCATTATCATCTCAAGGTTTAACAGTATTTCCAAACGAATTCAAAAGAAAGTTTCCGAACATCCAAAAATTGGAATTGGAAAAGAACAAATTATCAATTCCTCCAGAGTTTCCATGGAATGACGAACCAGAAATCATAGGTTACAATTTATCTCGATCGGTTTACCAAGATAATCATTACACAGTACCTTATCATTTAAAAGTTCCTAGTAATGTTTTCAGACGCTATTTAAACCTTAACTTTAATGAAATCATCGACTTACGAACCTTCGAATTTTCAGGAAGATTAGATATGATATCAATTAAACATAACAACCTAAGATATATAAACGAATTTACGTTTACAAAACTTATTGGTTTACAAAGTTTAGATTTAAGTGAAAATTTATTAGAAGAAATTCCGTCTAGTTCTTTCTACGGATTAAACGGTTTAAGGAATCTAAATTTGAGGAACTGTTCATTATCAAATCTGGACAAGGACACATTCCGTGATCAGAGGAACCTCATTAATCTGGATTTGTCTTCGAATGCTCTTACATCACTTCCTCACGATATATTTTCAAGACTTGAAAAACTGAAGAGCTTACATCTTGAATTCAACAAGCTGACGTCGGTTCCATCAGAATCATTTCCTATTCTAAGTTTACATCTTGAAGAGATTGGTTTACAGTATAATCCAATTTCTGAATTTCCTATAGTCGTTTTTTATTTACGTCAGCTGAAGAGAGTAAATTTAGGATACACCTATATCAACTTTAACAATGTCAGAGCTCTTCTTGAGAATGTCGATTATACATTTTTATTAGAAAGTACTGTTGAATCAACAGCAACAAACAATGTCGACATTAATCATAGATTAACTAAAACCAGGAAAAGAATGATAGACCTTACTGGTAGTAATGTTACTGGAATAGGATACGATACACCAGATGAAAAGGACATGGATAGTAATATTACCAGAACAGGATATGATAGGAAAGACAAGGACACATATTTTAGAGTGATTCTGCAAAATTTTAACATTATCTTAGACAAGAATGACATATTGTGTGACTGCAGAATAATTCCTTTTTCGAAATGGATAAAATCGCAAGTTGAGATGGGTGCGTTTAGTGGAGATGAATATTTCTTTTCTGACTGGAAATGTAAACGACCAATCGGGTTAAAAGAGAGACCTTTGCTCAGTGTGACCGAAGAGGAAACATACTGCGAAGTCgatgtagaattctgtccatctGAATGCAAATGTTTTCGGTGGTCTGTTAGTGATATTATAATAGTTGACTGTCGAAATAAAAGTTTGACAGTTTTTCCAGAAAAACTACCTGCAGGAACTTTAGATTTATGGTTTCAAAACAATAACATAACACATATTAAAACAATGAATTATTTCGCTCGCACTAGAGATGTCATTTTAAGTCATAACTCTTTAAGTGATGTAAGCGATGACATTATCAATAATTTTGGAGACGCTGTTAGGAAACTTTATTTAGATTCTAATTATTTGATACATTTGCCAAAGTTGATACAACGACTATCAGGAGTTCAATTTCACATTAAAGATAATCCTTTTGTATGTGATTGTAACACACTGTGGATGAAATCGTGGATCTTGAAACATCATCATATGGTGTCCGATTGGATGGATGTCGCATGTGCTTATGGAAATGAAGGAGGACATCAGTTGATATCCGTGGAGGATGACAAGTTCATATGTCTTGAAGCCTTTGATACTATTAAGCATGTAATTGCACCGAGTGTTTCGTCATCTGTGTGTGTTCTTCTGTTTATAGTAATGTTAGCATGTGGTTTCGTTTTCAGATTAGAACTGaaagttttaattttcatatacttTGGTCTTCATCCCTTTGACAAAGATGAAAAAGATGAAGATGAAGATATAGATTGTATTATTATACATTCTAAACCGTTAACGGAATGGGTGATGGAACATGTGGTTGCTCCGTTAGAATCAGAGGACAAAGCTTACATAGTTTGTGAAATGTCACGTGATTTTGTAGTCGGTTTTTCATACCAAGAAAATATCTGTAGCATTGTAAGGCGAAGTAAAAGAATGATTTTAGTACTATCGGAAGACTTCTTAGTCGATTCTGATATTGTCAAAATAGCATGGAATGAAGCACAGGATAAGATAAAAGATATGCGCACGAATTATGCTATTATAGTTTGCCATGAAATATCGATGAAATCGATAGATAACAAAGAccttaaaagatatataaaaaggggaagatatataaatacaagcgacaaattattttttgaaaaaattcttTATCTAATGCCCCAGTACACTAACATTATTCAAAGAAGGTTTCCAAATCTAAGAAAAATTGTTCTTGAAACTTACGAGAATGAAGATGGTTTAGATACTGAAGAAGTGCATGCTTTTTTATCTTATTCAGACAGAGATATTAATATTGCATTGAAGACGCTCACACCTATTTTACAGGAACAAAGATATATTCTTCATATTCCTGATCGAGATTTTATTCCTGGTGCTTCTAAAGAAGAGAATATTTTAAATGCTATCGATATATGTAGACATACAATTTTCCTTTTATCAGGACCTTATTTAGAAGATGAATGGTCATTATTTACGTTTCGAACTGCGTCCGAAAAGTCGATCAGACAAAAATGTAATCACATGATCGTAATAGTAATTGATGTCCAAGAAGATGTATATATGGACGAAGAAGTTAAGTATTATATAAAAACACATGTGACGCTTCATGTTACTGATCCCTGGTTTTGGGAGAAATTGGCAAAGGCATTGCCAAGCAATCAGGACAATAAGGTTCagctagaaaatttaaataaccgAATAAATGATCAAATTTACCGACAAAACTCTGTCGATGATAGACAATTGGAAGAAAATGGAAGAAATATATACCGACAAAACTCTTTAGATGTTAGACCATTGGAAGAAAATGGAAGAAATATATACCAACAAAACTCTTTAGATGATAGACCATTGGAAGAAAATGGAAGAAATATATACCGACAAAACTCTTTAGATGGTagaaatatattcagacaaaACTCTGTAAATGATAGACCATTGGAAGAAAATGGAAGAAGAATAAACCGACAAAACTCTTTAGATGATAGACCATTGGATGAAAATGGTAGAAATATATACCGACAAAACTCTTTACATGATAGACCATTGGAAGAAAATGGAAGAAATATAATaatgaattgtctcccttttcaaaatataaatgaaatccaagaaaataacaatgaaaacaaacaagAGGATGGCGCCTTAGAAACAAGGTGTTAA